TGCTTTTCTTGCTTCACTTCCCTTCGTCCTTATACAGGCAAGTAATTATTCATATACTTCTGGGGAAAAAGTCAGGACTGACAGCCCTCGCTGGGAccaatttgtgttttattatggGTCCAAGcagcaaaaaatgatttaatagaTGTTACCTTCTTTTGAAGGGctttgatttgtgttttcttttttgtttttgtcttgtttttttaaactaagaGACACCATACTGGCTTGTGGCAATGCCAAGTTAGGCGATCTCATCCCTGTtaatgtgtactttttccctTCTCTAGGCTGAGCATGTGAACCGGACCctcgatggtgggaggaagccgctGCATTATGCTGCAGACTTCGGTCAGACAGATGTGGTGGAGTTCCTCATTTCTAAGGGGGCAGATATCAATGTAAGAGTTACAACTATCTCAGCTTCATTCTTTTTGCATTAATTTGCCTACTGCTCAGCACTACAGTGACCACAAAAATAACAGAGCCTGTGTCTCCTTCCTTTGACTGTCTAATGTCTGGTTAGAAACAAACCATTATTTGTGTAAACAAAAGCAACCTGGCTTTAATAAAACGGAGTTTATCATATACATTTCTACCCACTGTTCATTGGCTGTTTTTTACCAGTGAGTTGGCCAGGCCTCAGCAGGGGTTTTTTATGGGTCATAGTGGGCTTCTCATGAGACGCACATAACCACAATTGATCCGCTTGCAGTTAGGGCAGTGAGTCTGTGTTGCCTTACTTAACAGAGGTCTATGCATTTCCTGTTATGCTTAGTAAATTAAGCCCCTCTTAAAAAAAGTTCAGTAGTAGTTCAGGTAATCTTCCTTTCGTGTGAGGCTAAAACCTCTTTGAAAGCCCCAAATTTTCTATGCTAGAAAACCCCTTCTCACATTTAACCTTGATGGCCCCTTGAGGCTTGTAGTTTCAGAAGGTGTGGTAGTGGCCTGATTCAACAAAAGTCTTTTAAATTGCTTTTTACCTTGAAAGCATCATGTGTTAGTAATTTACAATGAGACATGGATGCTTTAACTCTAATGATCAGGAGTAGGAAGTCTCTAAATCTTCATTGCACAGGAAGACTCACATCAGCACGGTGCATCTCACCCTCTGAAAATTGGTATCTGCAAAtcaaaagactttttttttctttttaaaacaagagTTTAAAAGTGTAACAATATACAATCTTTGCTTTCCCTCCAAAGACCAaaagtcttcttcttctcactCATTCCtctctcatcctcttcttccacAGGCTCCAGACAAACATGGGTTTACTCCACTGATGACTGCCTGTTTTGAGGGTCATCTCTCATGTGTCAAGCTCCTGTTAGAAAAGGTTGGTGCCCTGATTGCGTTCATGTATGCGTATGTAAGCATCTGCACAAAGGAGTGCACTGGTGTCTTTCACCCACTAGTGCATGCTGATGTATCAGTGGTTCCATGTGAGCCATGAGTGCTGATGAGGTAACTCATTGGACAAAAAGCCCTTTAACACATTTCTATGGAGGCTGTGCTGGAATGTTCATAGAGCATCGCAGACTGTCGCTGCTGTGCacttgcttttttgttgtttgtttctttcattcATAGGAGCACTGCCGTTGGCTTCATCTAAGTCTCTGCTCCATCCCTCCACATTAGCCTCCCTAAGGTGTTTAGCTCTGGAAGTACCTTAAATGCTACTTGGGTCCAAAAAAATACATGCTGCTATGTACAGATCTAGTCACAGCTGTGAGGAGAGGCACAGAACAGAGTCAGGCACAGCTGGCATTGGCTGTAACACTACAACATAATAACAGGAATACTATAATAAATGTCCAATCTATCCAGCGTCATCTGGCCTTAGAATACACATTTCTGCAGTTCCTTCACAGTTAGACAGACTCATTTGTAAGTGGTGAGCTTTCTTTTACAAAGTCAGTGTTTCTTCTTGCATGTCTTACCTGAATGTTAGACTCAAAAGTGTATGCACTCCTGGCATAATGACACATCTTCTACCCATCAGGACAGCTGTAGCTACTGTTTCACTACTGACCAAATGAGCCCGACTGCAGTTGAATTGATGGCCCTGTGGAGGATGAAtgtcacacattcattttaacacacacatatcttTTTCTGTGTACCCCTCcactaggggtgggcgatagaaacgatataaatttggccaacgatagagattttgactataccgctctatcgcgatagcgcatgttgatgatgtcatcaagctgcgcctgttttggtttaaagcatcgcagcggctaaaaccattatcacctgcaaattatgccaggcgacagtcatagcaaagagatgaggcacttttgaaatatggggaaagccaaaaactgcgcttccttcacttccgtaacattgattcattaatgttgaattctctcgtagcttttctattcccatgttgttgcagtatattaataactcacctcatattgtggatgaatagtcttagttgttctcctgactgacgttTGCCCcatgtatagcatcctgctatacgattgcatttgtccctgaccacccgaatccctcacgttaacttttaatgagtggaaaaaaagttggtgttcatccttcagcttcactgtgctaatgttatgctaacatagctgtgtcgctagcaatcacgtagcacaacattatataccaggtagtccaacttcagtaaccctacaaacgccactgctgtttagttttctgtcttcatttattttggaagtggtagcagagctgtatgttttatttagtttcaaaaatctctcagtcagaacatggtatgtcatgtttaggtggaaactagggAGCTAACTTCCTTTCTAACTTttaactccattaaatttaataaattaaatggatgttaaacttaattgttacacctgctaaagcagcaacgctgatgattttattaaagattaaggaatttagacagtttttaactcttagtgttcgtttgactttgggacctgaagggggagttttggacccagattactccgcaaagctcctcactacggcagccgtaatgctctgacaatccatcaagcagtgcggtttaccaaagttgtactaagatattttttaacagatttctgcacgccaaaatcggttcgaggtcagtaagcacaaccagaattcatactgTCGTGAAATCAATCAATGTAGAGCAGTGTCACAAACCACGGAGGCCCcagaaaagtgcaatcaaacgatGAGTTTATTAACAGCCCGGAGAAAACATCAACATATGTCTTCTAACCAAAATACATGTTGTGGATACTTATAAAGCAGTGGGGTACACGCCCCCCCATGGCGTCAATGACAGATTAAAATAGGTTCCAGACATTAGTCACAGTTAATCGTACATCTTTAATAGCTATAATCAGACATAGAACTTCTCTTTTCTATAACACCTTCCATACAAGGTAATAAACTTCAAGCCCTCGGGGTCTCTGAGGCTAATTATTGACTCTGGTCGTCTGTTaccaagtagaataaaatatagtAAGACACCAAATGAGTTGAGGCCTCAGGCCGGACACATTCCTagattatatgtattatatgtactgtaagcatgcattgcagttatccttctatgttctagtttccctcagcatgtatcacctggacagtcatgccagtgaagcttaagacccttaatgaactgaacatcaactcaaaataagcacagatatgcaatgtgtataaaatacttCTAACCgtacttgtaataaaagttaacataatgGAAGGATCCTCAAATGGACATCTTCAATAAACAACTGTAATGCAGTATCAATACTGTGAGAAATATTATTAGATGaaataatgctgtaaagaatgttattaatgcaattataatgatgcagattatatggcagcaataaaataatttctgtatctccacaatacataaggcacactctcgatttttgagaaaattaaaggattttaagtgtgctttatagtgtggaaaatacgttatacagaagaaaagaatatcgcgatatatatcgttaccgcacatgcttcaaattatatcgtgatatgaactttaggccatatcgcccagccctaccctCCACCTTATAACACTCGTGATGTTTTAAAGAAGCAGGCAGGTATATAGTTGACTGGGTCCTCTATCTCGGtacatgtttattattaaatttaagtggggaaaaaaaagcttatTTGAACAATGATGCAAAGAACATGGATGTTTCAGTCGGACAGCTTAGCTTTGTAAATGTGCTTCAAACAAATGTGTCATTTTCCAAATTTCAAGCCAAACTATAAAAATTGACAAAAGTACACCACCACTGATTGAGTGGAGTTTACATTGTGGAAGACTGCATCATGTCATGAAAAAGCATCattcaaaggctgctccagACTGTTATGTGTATATGGGAAGAAttcagagagagagtgagaatcAGGGGCCTGAGGGTGAGTGAGCAGCTGTCTGTTTCCAGCCAGGCTTAATGAGGCAGGGTAAATGAAAGCTCCTCTACACAGTTGTTTCACAGTAGCATCAAGTAATGGGAAGTGGGGAGGGGTCACACTACAGAATGGGGAAGTCACTTTTTGCAGTCTTTACAATCTCATTGCCAGCAGCCAGACAGACTTTTTAATAGGTTCACAGGTTGAATGGGACTTTGAAGAAGGCATTTTAAAAGAGGAAACCATAATCTGTATATGGGGAAACAACAGTGTTTGGTTAGAGAGGCATGGTTGTGGTATGCTCCACCAACTGATTTCAGTTAATCAGCTGTATTAGTCCTGCATTTTTGGCAGCGCAGCTGCAAACTCTGTCCTGCCTATCAACAAAGGCACCAGAATCTTGTAACTAGTCAGCCAAGAGCGGAAAACTGTTGTCAGCTGGCAATCAGCACTAAGATAAACTGAAGGAAATAACGGACAGGAAAAAGAAACTATATACAGCAAGTCATTTGCTATAAAAGTTGCTAGCATGTCAGCACGCATTTGACATTGCATGTTTCTGACTTAAGTATACATTTGACTCAGAGCTTTTTATTCCTACCATAGACCATATTTATATCCAATGAGCTATTATTTAAGCATTGAAAGATGACACGTTATAGAATGATTTCTTTGCTGAAACTAAGCGGTGTACTTCAAGTTAAGATCTGAGCTGTCACTAGATGATGCATTTAATGTCCCTAAGAGTGTTAATATCACACAGTCACATTTCACTTTCACATTACAATGAGAAATTTGGGTTTTAAAAGCTCATtttgtctctttaaaaaa
The Astatotilapia calliptera chromosome 17, fAstCal1.2, whole genome shotgun sequence genome window above contains:
- the mtpn gene encoding myotrophin, producing the protein MCDKDLIWTLKTGDLDEVKATLQTAEHVNRTLDGGRKPLHYAADFGQTDVVEFLISKGADINAPDKHGFTPLMTACFEGHLSCVKLLLEKGADKDQKSPDGMTALEAAATEPIKALLK